In one Penaeus chinensis breed Huanghai No. 1 chromosome 33, ASM1920278v2, whole genome shotgun sequence genomic region, the following are encoded:
- the LOC125042936 gene encoding protein dopey-1 homolog isoform X3, whose translation MKKATRRVQTLLYNKKATWRRRKQDVISCNVKRFTDIKHIVFMESKMNRSTVQEAKLVQWVNKYVLTSCMSGLSLEEYDLLGDSKYRAYVAAVDKTLRNFENTSEWADLISTLGKLNKVLLSHMKYPVVPRRITISKRLAQCMHPALPSGVHLKALETYDIIFKCMGTNRLSQELFIYSAGLFPLFSSAAMNVRSALLTVYETHFVPLGPRLRPGLNGFLSGILAGLEEGSDHLERTSQLLTRVAEGVGQAEFFGCLWDCVWGNSGVRLPAITHITSCYNKKLSTEDQLYILGTNIDVMVSALCQAMEDSSVLVQRAALDLTLAALPMHNTQLLRPDLVRIVTSAILVLLRRDMSLNRRLYAWLLGSEINLSLLSSEHPVVKRLNSAVSDSNTEDGTEVNAYFETFSRPLLVEGVVSCLQTSQGTNPPDLRPYRLIVSLLDKPEIGPFILDDIFLDLLRCLYHTCQVLQASNNTPSEPSSRRQSTTDKQTPPPPSRSPDGTKPVVEGNRGLHEVTKTATLLFSALQPSYPWMHLTGLLSMACQAKASQMDGGEKKDDGKLVLDVGSSVMTVCEICTLLQHLLTSLPHDTQQQTQASRLPEVLSTVTSLLTEHLSTLTAKELSSGLSLSQAILHKLIPSVTLPPSASQSRPDSRASITTFASLQMHALSQVSTIPRPLLVQEAFARESPPSECGIVQIGIEASEDDPNSVERKKTEDLSVDSLTDESNNENLVDGEAETSFISVVSNSSMEDSERLKGETEGENIEKQDTSVEKENEIATPNAIKPEISEDLFDVDQERETVSSGEDKHANLEEVPSDSGVDMEEIPSQPTELSRFLISQEASEDEYESAPQSPSHQGSMPLYSYVKVFEKFFLQFIQKKIVLENSNLADFQSALSRSGSFQMDSLSELNYLLRECLQCCENKVESTHTSPVKSKGKKVQSSPCSSPSRVSTSSSGFSQGQREITDFTSVLQLHHKADEQFEVFKAACSILVDLSSLPTTPGLPLNRPSNQIPHWFVGLIACVINGGQVSPRFVMASVSTLLELVMLAQSELSVWRSEHELGCKGGPGVVSVNIIPLLLPTHTHILLHHTTVYQHMARQLWSHLRPSMSHLHVGSTELLLQLHNLTLPRSPSVTLTSAPPQSPMSVVEREILATLTYILQVPVTDEKESGVLWSHEGIRAEYDSVAMHQWMTLWQVSRNLSSGLAGNFPGFDRCLFLMVERLRGDSGIERSLAHAWLATTLQRSDTARLIDPILVLLLHPHTRRVSVQHVNIEKLPPVQQGQGHKLSLEESQIYAISSEGGEVMYHVSKEGRESQGKGKHVPVPAKHILAFTSISKDSKKIVTHNANFTEFELPSSHEQPQLQASISLMVNPFTQHPWIDMEDLAKMNKPTNLSNAVRIQNGSYQKLSTTVIPEQVTSESTVSSSRDSDDENWTPTQMVQSILEEVIDAVVTSRYKYPESDGSSEQDTVSQSVVSDGTVPELTRHPFHSHMLLYTQVVDSGQCSNGLSLIRNIIEAQPKLSLLTLASTSISTLQSTSPLIVLLARHRRSVFGDGFDGGNVSEMVSQFRSTMYLQVVITVCLYYLRSYYPCLPHLRLRDEHLRDNQEVQVASAEVLVLVFTHLSPLVTDAPRGFTPYITDLLSKCKVQKCVLHCLLSSVHAMTSASTSVITDHKRPSSQETRTFTEEVQEYNCGSLNHIGAVHRLETYLARVMDLTLALIRLEDTLAADRLEGAVVRDPPSVSMKYTGFSTTKYQPGQPIPAQPMFMEVITVALKQHHLRHLHGSWLHLFTAALPHMGPSLPNNSLLVTYHVCELLEGMAHYYLPGAVPPHAPPDYTLILLQSLTTIVHYCLLDPAQSPAFGSSSSLPTSSAPPSGQTAGQILYNLLHVFSPVGEILDAPVDSSGLDPTACARHTLLCHLPRIISALLALWVATGQDQDSAFVLGSRRAVRQHIVELLSPICHHQTPHLLAAISVVWQGVGIAASSIRANSNAGLNNDSNINNKQSGIGGLLWSGSPHQLALVEMMSLLRVLPLHTLVATVKQVVKQPPIVDGAQQGLPLEVSVLQVFYVYVQQCPGSQLGECWGPLLTMVKEGTIGLSPPAQLVLLATLNEFVQRAAAPQEKKDVKELQEVSSKLLECCSSIAGSCLEATTWLRRNLTVKTDTAEKKEGMNDASAYSVAALSVLAELLAPLLDVLYVSEEKDKVVPLLTNIMANVVPYLRNHTRSNMPAFAACSQLLSSLSGYQYTLRAWRRDVIDLLLDPQAFMMLPPILTYWRTIVDFLCTHDKTVFKELLTRVSMSQGGSLSLFSSKESEYEIRAGLLKRLAFTIFCSETDQYMRHIPDIQERLAEVTRLGQVVPSLVAQVLLCFRVLLLRMSPRGVTSLWPVIITELVQVFLMMEQELATDTEQFSKKGGSSHLKRLSTLDSSWVFSSQNGLNAHNHPAWLTLYLAACKLLDLMLSLPAQHLPQFQMYRWAFVGPVPTTEVEEKTEGAGNILLKSCDFVPHIARIAKLMADKPGSGKNKMLEHRPGELLLKMPSISTLLDLQPFFNTLTSPSFTPAAATIGQTPPGILSSFPSSTSLPSSGPSSASGTSATPNSSLAHIEAVIERDFLEPLPS comes from the exons ATGTGATCAGCTGTAATGTGAAAAGGTTTACGGACATTAAACACATTGTTTTCATGGAGTCTAAGATGAACCGAAGCACAGTGCAGGAGGCCAAGCTGGTGCAGTGggttaataaatatgtattaacatCGTG TATGAGCGGCTTAAGCTTGGAAGAATATGACTTGCTCGGAGATTCAAAATACCGCGCCTATGTGGCCGCGGTGGACAAGACACTCCGCAACTTTGAAAATACTAGTGAATGGGCTGATCTCATCTCAACTCTGGGGAAACTCAATAAG GTGTTACTATCCCACATGAAATATCCTGTGGTTCCTCGTAGAATTACGATAAGCAAACGATTAGCACAATGCATGCACCCAGCTCTACCATCGGGTGTCCATTTGAAAGCCTTAGAAACATATGATATTATATTCAAGTGTATGGGGACCAACAGGCTCTCACAAGAACTCTTCATATACAGTGCAG gCTTATTTCCATTATTTAGCAGTGCTGCAATGAATGTAAGATCAGCATTGCTAACAGTATATGAAACTCACTTTGTCCCATTGGGCCCGAGACTACGCCCAGGACTGAATGGTTTCCTGTCAGGAATTCTGGCCGGCTTGGAAGAAGGTTCTGATCATCTTGAAAG GACATCTCAGCTGCTAACAAGAGTTGCTGAAGGAGTGGGACAAGCAGAATTCTTTGGCTGCTTGTGGGACTGTGTTTGGGGAAACTCAGGAGTGAGACTTCCTGCCATCACCCATATTACATCCTGCTATAATAAGAAATTGTCCACAGAAGATCAGTTGTATATCCTCGGCACAAATATTGATGTTATG GTCTCAGCATTGTGTCAAGCAATGGAGGATAGTAGTGTGTTGGTACAAAGAGCAGCTCTTGACCTGACTTTAGCTGCCCTTCCCATGCATAATACGCAACTGTTACGGCCAGACTTGGTCAGAATTGTCACCTCTGCCATTTTAGTGTTGCTGAGAAGAGATATGTCCCTGAACAg GAGGTTGTATGCATGGTTGCTTGGATCTGAAATCAACCTCTCGCTCTTGTCTTCCGAACACCCTGTTGTAAAGCGCCTCAACAGTGCTGTGAGTGACAGTAACACTGAAGATGGAACTGAAGTCAATGCATATTTTGAAACATTCTCAAGACCCCTTTTAGTGGAAGGGGTTGTGTCATGTTTGCAAACTAGCCAGGGAACCAATCCACCTGATTTACGACCATATAGACTGATAGTCTCGCTGCTGGATAAGCCAGAAATTGGGCCTTTCATTCTAGATGACATATTTCTAGATCTTTTACG GTGCTTGTACCATACCTGCCAAGTGCTTCAAGCCTCAAATAACACCCCATCAGAACCCTCTAGCAGAAGACAAAGCACAACAGACAAGCagaccccaccacctccctctcgcTCACCAGATGGCACTAAACCAGTTGTTGAGGGGAACAGGGGACTTCATGAGGTTACTAAAACTGCCACTCTTCTGTTTAGTGCCCTACAGCCATCATACCCATGGATGCATCTCACAGGTTTACTCAGCATGGCATGTCAAGCCAAAGCTAGTCAGATGGATGGGGGTGAGAAAAAAGATGATGGCAAACTTGTTTTAGATGTGGGTAGTTCAGTCATGACAGTTTGCGAGATTTGCACTCTGCTGCAACATCTGTTGACATCTCTTCCACATGATACTCAGCAGCAGACTCAAGCTTCAAGGCTCCCAGAGGTATTGTCTACAGTTACCTCCCTTCTGACAGAACATCTCAGCACTTTGACTGCTAAAGAACTCTCTTcaggactttctctctctcaggcaaTCTTACACAAACTCATACCTTCAGTCACTTTGCCTCCTTCAGCATCTCAGTCAAGGCCAGATTCAAGAGCAAGCATCACTACCTTTGCATCCCTTCAGATGCATGCTCTTTCTCAAGTGTCTACTATTCCTCGACCTCTGCTTGTTCAGGAAGCCTTTGCAAGAGAGAGTCCTCCCTCAGAGTGTGGCATTGTACAGATAGGAATAGAGGCAAGTGAGGATGATCCAAATagtgttgaaagaaaaaaaactgaagaccTTTCAGTTGATTCACTcactgatgaaagtaataatgagaacTTAGTTGACGGAGAAGCAGAAACATCCTTTATCTCAGTAGTGTCAAATTCATCTATGGAGGACTCTGAAAGATTGAAAGGAGAAACTGAAggtgaaaatatagaaaaacaagaCACTTCtgtagaaaaggagaatgaaattgCTACCCCAAATGCAATTAAACCTGAAATAAGTGAGGACTTGTTTGATGTTGaccaagaaagagaaacagtaagCAGTGGGGAGGATAAGCATGCCAATTTAGAGGAGGTGCCCAGTGATTCAGGAGTTGACATGGAAGAAATACCCTCACAACCCACAGAGTTGTCACGATTTTTGATATCACAAGAAGCAAGTGAGGATGAGTATGAAAGTGCACCTCAGAGCCCTAGTCATCAGGGCTCAATGCCATTATATAGTTATGTTAAAGTATTTGAAAAATTCTTCTTGCagtttattcagaaaaaaattgtATTAGAAAATTCAAATCTCGCTGATTTTCAGAGTGCTCTCAGTAGATCAGGAAGTTTTCAGATGGACAGTCTATCAGAATTGAATTATTTGTTGAGAGAATGTCTGCAGTGCTGTGAAAATAAAGTAGAATCCACACACACTTCTCCAGtcaaaagtaaaggaaagaaggTACAGTCATCCCCCTGCTCATCTCCCTCAAGAGTGTCTACATCGTCTTCAGGATTTTCACAGGGTCAGAGAGAAATTACCGACTTCACTTCTGTCCTGCAGCTGCACCACAAAGCAGATGAACAATTTGAAGTCTTCAAAGCTGCCTGTAGCATATTGGTTGACTTGTCATCACTCCCTACGACTCCCGGACTCCCTCTGAACAGGCCAAGTAATCAGATTCCTCACTGGTTTGTTGGGCTCATAGCGTGTGTCATCAATGGAGGTCAAGTCTCTCCTCGCTTTGTTATGGCATCTGTGTCTACTCTGCTGGAGTTAGTGATGTTGGCTCAGTCAGAGCTGTCTGTATGGCGGAGTGAGCATGAACTTGGGTGCAAAGGAGGACCTGGGGTTGTGTCTGTTAATATAATCCCTCTACTCCTACCAACACATACCCACATCCTCCTTCATCATACTACAGTGTATCAG CACATGGCAAGACAGCTTTGGAGTCATTTGAGGCCATCAATGAGTCACCTCCATGTAGGCAGCACAGAACTTCTCCTGCAGTTACACAACTTGACTCTTCCTCGCAGCCCAAGTGTAACGCTGACATCTGCTCCACCTCAGTCCCCTATGTCTGTTGTGGAGAGGGAGATTCTTGccactctcacatatatattgCAGGTACCTGTGACTGATGAGAAG gaGAGTGGAGTACTATGGAGTCATGAAGGCATCAGGGCAGAGTATGACAGTGTTGCCATGCACCAGTGGATGACACTGTGGCAGGTATCAAGAAACCTATCTTCTGGTCTTGCAGGAAATTTCCCAGGATTTGACAG ATGTCTTTTCTTGATGGTTGAACGTCTTCGAGGGGATAGTGGCATAGAGCGAAGCCTTGCACATGCATGGCTTGCTACAACTCTTCAGAGAAGTGACACTGCTCGGCTCATAGACCCAATCCTGGTGTTATTGCTGCACCCACATACCCGAAGAGTTAGTGTGCAGCATGTGAACATTGAGAAGTTGCCTCCTGTCCAGCAAGGCCAAGGTCACAAATTATCTCTAGAGGAGTCACAGATCTATGCCATCAGCTCTGAAGGAGGAGAGGTCATGTACCATGTgagcaaggaaggaagagaaagtcagGGGAAGGGAAAACACGTGCCTGTCCCGGCCAAACATATATTAGCATTTACTTCAATTTCCAAAGACAGCAAGAAGATTGTCACTCACAATGCAAACTTTACAGAATTTGAACTGCCTTCTAGTCATGAGCAGCCACAGCTACAAGCATCAATATCTCTTATGGTTAATCCTTTCACTCAGCATCCATGGATAGATATGGAAGATCTGGCCAAGATGAACAAACCAACAAACCTTTCCAATGCAGTTAGAATCCAAAATGGCAGCTACCAGAAACTTTCAACTACAGTGATACCTGAACAAGTTACAAGTGAATCAACCGTTTCAAGTAGCAGAGATTCGGATGATGAAAATTGGACACCAACACAGATGGTTCAGAGTATTCTTGAGGAGGTGATAGATGCTGTTGTGACTTCACGATACAAGTATCCTGAAAGTGATGGGTCAAGTGAACAGGATACAGTGTCACAATCTGTAGTAAGTGATGGAACTGTGCCAGAGTTAACAAGACATCCATTTCACTCTCACATGCTCCTGTACACTCAGGTGGTTGATAGTGGTCAGTGTTCAAATGGATTGTCCCTAATTAGAAATATTATTGAGGCACAACCAAAGTTATCCCTTCTAACTCTAGCATCAACTAGCATTAGTACACTACAGTCAACTTCACCTCTCATCGTATTGTTAGCCAGACATCGCAGATCTGTTTTTGGTGATGGGTTTGATGGTGGAAATGTGTCAGAGATGGTCAGTCAGTTCCGGTCTACTATGTATCTTCAAGTAGTTATCACGGTATGCCTTTATTACTTGCGTTCTTACTATCCGTGCCTTCCTCATCTCCGTCTTCGAGATGAACATCTACGAGATAACCAGGAAGTGCAAGTGGCATCAGCTGAGGTTCTAGTCCTAGTCTTCACACATTTGTCACCATTAGTGACTGATGCCCCCAGGGGTTTCACCCCATATATTACAGATCTGCTCAGTAAATGCAAAGTTCAGAAGTGTGTGCTTCACTGTTTGCTGTCATCTGTGCATGCCATGACCAGTGCAAGTACATCAGTGATTACAGATCACAAACGTCCATCATCCCAGGAAACACGCACTTTTACTGAAGAAGTCCAAGAATACAACTGTGGATCGCTCAACCACATTGGTGCTGTACATCGCTTGGAAACCTACCTAGCTCGAGTGATGGACTTAACACTGGCTCTCATCCGCTTAGAAGACACACTGGCTGCAGATAGACTAGAGGGTGCAGTGGTGAGAGATCCACCAAGTGTCAGCATGAAGTATACTGGCTTTAGTACCACTAAATATCAGCCGGGTCAGCCAATTCCAGCACAGCCCATGTTCATGGAGGTTATCACTGTAGCACTAAAACAGCATCATCTTCGGCATTTACATGGATCTTGGTTGCACCTTTTTACAGCAGCACTGCCTCATATGGGCCCATCACTCCCTAATAACAGTTTGCTTGTAACATACCATGTATGTGAACTTTTGGAAGGAATGGCCCACTATTATCTGCCTGGTGCTGTACCACCTCATGCTCCACCTGACTATACACTTATCCTTCTGCAAAGTCTCACAACTATTGTACATTATTGCCTCTTAGATCCAGCACAGTCACCTGCTTTTGGGTCATCGTCATCTCTTCCTACATCTTCTGCACCTCCTTCAGGCCAGACTGCAGGACAGATATTATACAATCTGCTACATGTATTTTCTCCAGTGGGTGAAATCCTTGATGCTCCTGTAGACAGCAGTGGATTAGACCCAACTGCTTGTGCTCGCCATACCCTCCTCTGCCATCTGCCAAGAATCATCTCGGCCCTACTGGCTTTATGGGTGGCTACAGGACAGGACCAGGATTCAGCCTTTGTACTTGGCAGTAGAAGGGCTGTGAGACAACACATTGTAGAGCTCTTATCACCCATCTGTCACCACCAGACACCACATCTTCTTGCAGCTATCAGTGTTGTTTGGCAG GGGGTTGGCATTGCTGCCTCAAGTATTAGAGCAAACAGTAATGCTGGTCTTAACAATGActctaacatcaacaacaaacaaagtGGTATAGGAGGCCTACTGTGGAGTGGAAGCCCACACCAGTTGGCTCTTGTAGAGATGATGTCTTTGCTACGAGTGTTACCTCTACATACACTAGTAGCGACTGTCAAACAGGTGGTGAAGCAACCACCAATAGTTGATGGTGCTCAGCAG GGCCTGCCATTGGAAGTTAGTGTCCTGCAAGTGTTCTATGTGTATGTTCAGCAGTGTCCAGGGTCACAACTTGGTGAATGCTGGGGACCACTTTTAACCATGGTAAAAGAAGGAACTATTGGTTTGTCACCCCCTGCCCAGCTGGTTCTTCTAGCAACACTGAATGAATTTGTTCAAAGAGCAGCTGCCCCTCAGGAAAAGAAAGATGTGAAGGAACTTCAG GAAGTATCCAGCAAGTTGCTAGAGTGCTGTAGTAGTATTGCAGGTTCCTGTCTTGAGGCTACTACATGGTTAAGACGAAACCTTACAGTCAAGACTGATACagcagagaagaaggagggtaTGAATG atGCCTCAGCATACAGTGTAGCAGCATTAAGTGTCCTTGCAGAATTATTAGCCCCTCTACTAGATGTACTGTATGTGAGTGAGGAGAAAGACAAGGTTGTTCCTCTACTCACAAACATCATGGCTAATGTTGTTCCATATCTGCGTAACCATAC ccGGTCGAACATGCCTGCATTTGCTGCATGTTCTCAGTTACTGTCATCGTTGTCGGGTTACCAGTATACTCTCCGAGCTTGGAGACGAGATGTTATCGATCTTCTCCTAGACCCACAAGCATTCATGATGCTTCCACCTATTCTGACATACTGGCGGACTATTGTAGATTTTCTTTGCACACATGACAAGACTGTGTTTAAGGAACTGTTGA CTCGTGTGTCCATGTCCCAAGGAGGATCACTAAGTCTCTTCTCTAGTAAGGAGTCAGAATATGAAATTAGAGCAGGATTGCTGAAGAGGCTGGCATTCACCATCTTCTGCTCAGAAACCGATCAGTACATGCGACACATACCAGATATCCAAG AACGTTTGGCTGAAGTGACCCGGTTGGGCCAAGTGGTGCCCTCCCTCGTCGCCCAAGTGCTACTGTGCTTCCGTGTCCTTCTCCTGAGGATGTCCCCACGGGGTGTGACCTCATTATGGCCAGTGATCATAACAGAGCTGGTGCAGGTGTTCCTCATGATGGAGCAAGAACTAGCTACTGACACAGAACAGTTTAG CAAGAAAGGGGGCAG